One window of Botrimarina mediterranea genomic DNA carries:
- a CDS encoding glycoside hydrolase family 172 protein: protein MHYLFTISLLAILASTTTAEPVTTATLIHEMVDFERLCETPEHAYKTIQFTSYDRRSQVPGGPHWFENSDGFGGAPIPPFEKVLKEPDAEGVGEYLLADVEGPGAIVRTWTANINGTIRVYLDGADKPIYDGPAEQFMHRPYEAFLEGSGVAAETLRGTLYQRDAAYCPMPFAKRCRIEWIGDQKQLHFYYVQVRKYEGKDVEVKSFRADDLKIHADVVKEVSLILAHPDGIGLSPDSKSHDFDLKLAPGARSEPLRVEGPGALERLRLLVEGADERAALRQTVMNVTCDGWSKAQVQSPVGDFFAAAPDVNPYVSLPFTVQDDGWMTSRYLMPYKESLVVEFHNLGEQEVRIRGEANTKARDWNDDRTMHFYARWRVTHGIATPPALDIPFLVAGGTGRYVGTASLMMNTALGTHQGGTWWGEGDEKVFVDDDKTPSWFGTGSEDYYNYAWSAEDIFAYPYCGQPRNDGPGNRGFVANYRHHFLDDQPFEDRIAFYLELLSYHPVEDFSYARQAYHYGRPGIIDDHVTITAEDVRIPRLPAPWVPNAQNASAGATYFEPETLTAQPHQLEDGEVWSHGKLMAWRPQADGETLRLKLPVKKAGKYEVRIGLGFDGRSGAVRATLDGEPFGFGVGADRDEVDLYEGRRTMLRASESQQLELSEGEHVIELMFDDKGREDARLGVDFIWLQPR from the coding sequence ATGCACTACTTATTTACGATCTCGCTTCTGGCCATCCTTGCCAGCACAACGACCGCCGAGCCCGTCACGACCGCCACTCTGATTCATGAGATGGTCGACTTCGAGCGGCTCTGCGAGACGCCCGAGCACGCTTACAAGACGATCCAGTTCACCTCCTACGACCGGCGGAGCCAGGTCCCGGGCGGGCCGCACTGGTTCGAGAACTCCGACGGCTTCGGCGGCGCGCCGATCCCGCCGTTCGAGAAGGTGCTTAAGGAACCGGACGCGGAAGGCGTCGGCGAGTACCTGCTAGCGGACGTCGAAGGCCCCGGCGCGATCGTGCGGACTTGGACCGCCAATATCAACGGGACGATCCGCGTCTACCTCGACGGCGCCGACAAGCCGATCTACGACGGCCCCGCCGAGCAGTTCATGCACCGGCCGTACGAGGCGTTCCTCGAAGGGAGCGGCGTCGCCGCCGAAACGCTGCGTGGGACTCTGTACCAACGCGACGCGGCGTACTGCCCGATGCCCTTCGCGAAGCGTTGCCGCATCGAGTGGATCGGCGACCAGAAGCAGCTGCACTTTTACTATGTGCAGGTTCGCAAGTATGAGGGCAAGGACGTTGAGGTAAAGTCCTTTCGCGCCGACGATCTGAAGATCCATGCGGATGTCGTCAAAGAAGTCAGCCTCATCCTCGCCCACCCGGATGGCATTGGGCTGTCGCCTGATAGCAAGTCGCACGACTTCGACCTGAAGCTCGCGCCGGGCGCGCGGAGCGAACCCCTGCGGGTCGAAGGCCCCGGCGCTTTGGAACGGCTGCGGCTGTTGGTCGAGGGCGCCGACGAGCGGGCGGCGTTGCGGCAGACGGTGATGAACGTCACTTGCGACGGTTGGTCGAAGGCCCAGGTGCAGTCGCCGGTGGGAGATTTCTTCGCCGCGGCGCCGGACGTGAATCCTTACGTTTCGCTGCCGTTCACGGTGCAGGACGATGGCTGGATGACGAGTCGGTACCTCATGCCCTACAAAGAATCGCTGGTCGTCGAGTTTCACAACCTCGGCGAGCAAGAGGTCCGCATCCGCGGTGAGGCGAACACCAAAGCGCGCGATTGGAATGACGATCGCACGATGCACTTCTACGCCCGCTGGCGGGTGACGCACGGCATCGCGACGCCGCCGGCGCTCGACATCCCGTTCCTCGTCGCGGGCGGGACGGGGCGCTATGTCGGGACGGCGTCGCTGATGATGAACACGGCCCTAGGAACCCATCAGGGCGGCACGTGGTGGGGCGAAGGGGATGAGAAAGTCTTCGTCGATGACGACAAGACGCCCTCCTGGTTCGGCACCGGCTCGGAGGACTACTACAATTACGCCTGGAGCGCGGAAGACATCTTCGCGTACCCCTACTGCGGCCAACCCCGCAACGACGGCCCCGGCAACCGCGGCTTTGTCGCGAACTACCGTCATCATTTCCTCGACGACCAGCCCTTCGAAGACCGCATCGCGTTCTACCTGGAGTTGTTGTCGTACCACCCCGTCGAGGATTTCAGCTACGCCCGTCAGGCGTATCACTACGGGCGGCCCGGCATCATCGATGATCATGTGACGATCACCGCCGAAGACGTCCGCATCCCACGGCTACCGGCGCCGTGGGTCCCGAACGCTCAGAACGCCTCGGCCGGCGCGACGTACTTTGAGCCCGAGACCCTTACAGCGCAACCACACCAACTCGAAGACGGCGAGGTCTGGTCCCACGGCAAGTTGATGGCGTGGCGACCGCAGGCCGATGGCGAGACGCTGCGGCTCAAGCTCCCCGTCAAGAAGGCGGGCAAGTACGAGGTGCGGATCGGCCTCGGTTTTGACGGGCGTTCCGGCGCGGTGCGGGCGACGCTTGACGGCGAGCCGTTCGGCTTCGGCGTCGGCGCCGATAGGGACGAGGTCGATCTCTACGAAGGCCGCCGGACGATGCTACGGGCGTCGGAGTCCCAGCAACTCGAGCTGAGCGAGGGCGAGCACGTCATCGAACTGATGTTCGACGACAAGGGCCGCGAAGACGCGCGGCTGGGCGTCGATTTCATTTGGCTCCAGCCGCGTTGA
- a CDS encoding ADP-ribosylglycohydrolase family protein codes for MPRTISTPSTYLSMHLRFLLLTLCLFAAIGSRSLAEERRLPLEVYVDKMKAGWLGQMAGVGWGFPTEFRFNGKIIPAAEMPAWTPEMINQYDQDDLYVEMTFLRTLEQHGLGCSIRQAGIDFANSGYPLWHANDAGRTNLRRGIAPPASGSPPHSDHTDDIDYQIEADYSGLIAPGLPQSAIDLGEKFGRLMNFGDGVYGGQFVGAMYAEAFFEEDPKRIIAAALRSIPAESQYAEMVRDVVAWHEENPEEWEAVWRLVEAKYHKSPGYVHGLCCGPGSEDHFCIDVKLNGAYILIGMLYGERDPDRTITIATRCGQDSDCNPSNAAGVLFTTMGTAAIPERYTSALQTDRRFSHTTYTFDDLVRVTEKLSRETVLRYSGRIEMDADGNEVLVVPVSAPKPSKLEASHSTEPVAEERFTADEMAQIETAEAAEKQPTTLVESGEFIHIYDPGVDEEEAWYVNDHCFIQDSDGLWHLFGITHAEPLDPADEDDFAHATATTLLQQPWNKRPFALSVATEAPWREEHLWAPHVIEHDGLFYMYYCAGDADHSKYKLHLATSADMKEWTRHPENPMVVDGYDARDPFLLRHDGKWLMYYTANAKPEGGNHIVACVESDDLLHWGERRVVYTDTESGTFGGPTESPFVVRRGDKFYLFIGPRGGYDGTDVFVSDSPYDWKVENQVGHIPSHAAEVVRDEKGDWWVSRAGWGRGGVYLAPLTWRDGLDDAPTNVPVAK; via the coding sequence GTGCCTCGCACGATCTCGACTCCGAGCACCTACCTATCGATGCACCTGCGCTTTTTATTGCTGACGCTTTGCTTGTTCGCCGCGATCGGTTCGCGTTCGCTTGCCGAGGAACGACGGCTGCCGCTAGAGGTTTACGTCGACAAGATGAAGGCGGGTTGGCTCGGGCAGATGGCGGGGGTCGGATGGGGCTTTCCAACGGAGTTCCGTTTCAACGGCAAGATCATCCCGGCCGCGGAGATGCCGGCGTGGACGCCCGAGATGATCAATCAGTACGACCAGGACGATCTCTACGTTGAGATGACGTTCCTGCGGACGCTCGAGCAGCACGGGCTGGGCTGCTCGATCCGCCAGGCGGGGATCGACTTCGCCAACAGCGGTTATCCATTGTGGCACGCGAACGACGCGGGCCGGACGAATCTGCGCCGCGGCATCGCCCCGCCGGCCTCGGGGAGCCCGCCGCACAGCGATCATACGGACGATATCGACTACCAGATCGAGGCCGACTACAGCGGCTTGATCGCTCCGGGCCTGCCGCAATCAGCAATCGACCTGGGCGAGAAGTTCGGCCGGCTGATGAACTTTGGCGATGGTGTTTACGGTGGGCAGTTTGTCGGCGCGATGTACGCCGAGGCTTTTTTTGAAGAGGACCCGAAGCGGATTATCGCCGCGGCGCTGCGGAGCATCCCGGCCGAGAGTCAGTACGCCGAGATGGTTCGCGACGTGGTCGCCTGGCACGAAGAGAATCCCGAAGAGTGGGAAGCCGTCTGGCGGCTCGTTGAGGCGAAGTACCACAAGAGCCCCGGCTACGTGCACGGCCTCTGCTGCGGCCCGGGAAGCGAGGATCACTTCTGCATCGACGTGAAGCTCAACGGCGCTTACATCCTGATCGGGATGCTGTATGGCGAGCGCGACCCCGACCGGACCATCACGATCGCGACGCGTTGCGGCCAGGATTCGGACTGCAACCCGTCGAACGCCGCGGGCGTGCTGTTCACAACGATGGGGACGGCGGCGATCCCCGAGCGTTACACCTCCGCCCTGCAAACCGACCGGCGATTCAGCCACACGACTTACACGTTCGACGATCTCGTGCGGGTCACGGAGAAGCTCTCCCGCGAAACGGTGCTAAGGTACAGCGGCAGGATCGAGATGGACGCCGATGGCAACGAGGTGTTGGTAGTTCCCGTCTCAGCGCCGAAGCCTAGCAAGCTCGAAGCGAGCCACAGCACCGAGCCTGTCGCCGAAGAGCGGTTCACCGCGGACGAAATGGCGCAGATCGAGACGGCAGAGGCCGCCGAGAAGCAGCCTACGACTTTGGTCGAAAGCGGCGAGTTCATCCACATCTACGATCCGGGCGTCGACGAGGAAGAGGCATGGTACGTGAACGACCACTGCTTCATTCAAGACAGCGACGGGCTGTGGCATCTGTTTGGCATCACGCACGCCGAGCCGCTCGACCCGGCCGACGAGGACGACTTCGCCCACGCAACGGCGACGACGCTGTTGCAGCAGCCGTGGAACAAACGGCCGTTCGCGTTGAGCGTCGCGACCGAGGCGCCATGGCGTGAGGAGCACTTATGGGCGCCGCATGTCATCGAGCATGATGGGCTCTTCTACATGTACTACTGCGCCGGTGACGCCGACCACTCGAAGTACAAGCTGCACTTAGCGACGTCGGCCGACATGAAGGAGTGGACCCGCCATCCGGAGAACCCGATGGTGGTGGACGGCTACGACGCCCGCGACCCGTTCCTGCTGCGGCACGACGGCAAGTGGCTGATGTATTACACGGCCAACGCCAAGCCGGAGGGGGGCAACCACATCGTCGCCTGCGTCGAGAGCGACGACCTGCTGCACTGGGGCGAGCGCCGCGTCGTCTACACCGACACCGAGAGCGGGACGTTCGGCGGGCCGACGGAGTCGCCCTTCGTGGTGCGCCGCGGCGACAAGTTCTACTTGTTCATCGGCCCGCGCGGCGGCTACGACGGGACCGACGTGTTCGTTAGCGACTCGCCTTACGATTGGAAGGTCGAGAATCAGGTCGGCCACATCCCGTCGCACGCCGCGGAAGTGGTCCGTGACGAGAAGGGCGATTGGTGGGTCAGCCGCGCGGGCTGGGGCCGCGGCGGCGTGTACTTGGCGCCGCTCACTTGGCGTGATGGACTCGACGACGCGCCGACAAACGTCCCCGTCGCCAAGTAG
- a CDS encoding PEP-CTERM sorting domain-containing protein, translated as MSLRILTLLLLATALAHSADAVDLSFVGSHYNIGGTFFPGAGPNGNPNRPYVVVPWRTSSTANVYSAVDEDGQRYYGRDGYAVFGTRFDYPSAYVAPGSSAAPGDPIIESLFPNLIDLPDFVVDSQVLASRVVGGYGYALIDDPTQTAGIRNWAWGESQSPQSFGQAPYVQLGILDGWDQFGNDPANPNPEALPAGRWGFAVGEGTPAAFRLGVMSDGTDNANFVPEEIFLAQVTSLAGGAVLDFVSSGTITANRFVDMHFFDITDAQPGDLFAVGVKAQDGSISFGNSGLAGFSFDILPAAPGLTGDYNTDGVVDAADYTVWRDGGAPDNGPAGYTLWAENYGSTLPLPLSVPEPSTALLAALAMVGAVRRRVS; from the coding sequence ATGTCTCTTCGCATCCTAACTCTGCTTCTGCTAGCGACTGCCTTGGCTCACTCGGCAGACGCCGTCGATTTGAGCTTCGTCGGCTCGCATTACAACATCGGCGGGACGTTCTTCCCCGGCGCTGGTCCTAACGGGAATCCCAACCGCCCCTACGTTGTCGTCCCGTGGCGGACCTCCAGCACGGCGAATGTCTACAGCGCTGTTGATGAGGACGGCCAGCGCTACTACGGCCGCGACGGCTACGCGGTGTTCGGCACGCGGTTCGATTATCCTAGCGCGTACGTCGCCCCCGGTTCGAGTGCGGCGCCAGGCGACCCGATCATCGAGTCGCTCTTCCCAAACCTCATCGATCTGCCTGATTTCGTGGTCGATTCTCAAGTGCTCGCGAGCCGGGTCGTCGGTGGTTACGGCTACGCTTTGATCGACGACCCCACCCAGACCGCCGGGATCCGCAACTGGGCGTGGGGAGAGTCGCAGTCGCCGCAGTCGTTCGGCCAGGCGCCTTACGTACAGCTCGGCATCCTCGACGGCTGGGACCAGTTCGGCAACGACCCGGCAAACCCCAACCCAGAGGCCCTCCCCGCGGGGCGATGGGGGTTTGCCGTCGGTGAGGGGACACCTGCCGCGTTCCGCCTGGGTGTCATGTCGGACGGCACCGACAACGCCAACTTCGTTCCTGAGGAGATCTTCTTGGCACAAGTCACCTCACTCGCCGGCGGCGCCGTGCTCGACTTCGTCAGCAGCGGGACGATCACCGCCAATCGCTTTGTCGATATGCACTTCTTCGACATCACCGACGCGCAGCCGGGCGATCTGTTTGCAGTGGGCGTGAAGGCGCAAGACGGGTCGATCTCGTTTGGCAACTCGGGGCTGGCGGGCTTCAGCTTCGACATCCTGCCTGCTGCGCCGGGCCTTACCGGCGACTACAACACCGACGGCGTCGTGGACGCCGCTGACTATACCGTCTGGCGTGACGGCGGCGCGCCCGACAATGGCCCGGCGGGTTACACCCTGTGGGCCGAGAACTACGGCTCGACTTTGCCCCTACCGCTGTCGGTCCCAGAACCGTCTACCGCGCTGTTGGCGGCTCTGGCGATGGTGGGAGCCGTACGTCGGCGTGTTTCCTAA
- a CDS encoding DUF1559 family PulG-like putative transporter, translating to MRNFSTRRANRSRRCGGGFTLVELLVVIAIIGILIALLLPAVQAAREAARRNACLNNVKQLTLGVLNHESAVTRLPAGFTTLDGSGDINHTWATYTLPYLEEASLFGQIDFDKPVFEPWEDAGRTCPHSAPWTYTQLPLFLCPSDTGPDIHTGAAACFTHGNYVANTGWFPWYQALPKATYDFVRKNDLQSSGHDKRGVFEKVYSEANEGLELRKISDGTSKTVMLGECRQFPGEDSRGLIYLASCLYSHEFLPNARALDKLEYCADGPNGTDDRNGELYPEAPCSSQNMQLPRGPMAQTSRSVHPDGVVVSFCDGRVEFVSDDVEEAVWRAVSTRSNGETESL from the coding sequence ATGCGGAATTTTTCAACTCGTCGAGCGAATCGATCGCGGCGCTGCGGGGGCGGGTTCACGCTCGTCGAGCTGCTGGTCGTCATCGCGATCATCGGCATCCTGATCGCCTTGCTGCTGCCGGCCGTCCAGGCGGCGCGTGAAGCGGCGCGGCGGAACGCCTGCTTGAACAACGTCAAGCAGCTGACGCTGGGCGTCCTCAACCATGAGAGCGCTGTAACGCGACTGCCAGCCGGCTTTACGACGCTCGATGGCTCGGGCGACATCAATCACACCTGGGCGACTTACACACTCCCCTACTTGGAAGAGGCGTCGCTCTTCGGGCAGATCGACTTTGATAAACCGGTCTTCGAGCCGTGGGAGGACGCCGGTCGCACCTGCCCCCACTCCGCGCCTTGGACCTATACACAGTTGCCGCTGTTCCTCTGCCCCTCCGACACAGGACCCGACATCCACACCGGCGCCGCGGCGTGCTTTACCCACGGCAACTACGTCGCAAACACCGGCTGGTTTCCCTGGTACCAGGCGTTGCCCAAAGCTACTTACGACTTCGTTCGCAAGAACGACCTCCAGAGCTCGGGGCACGACAAGAGGGGCGTGTTCGAAAAGGTCTATAGCGAAGCCAATGAAGGGTTGGAGCTCCGCAAGATCTCTGACGGGACCAGCAAGACGGTGATGCTGGGTGAGTGCCGCCAGTTCCCGGGCGAAGACTCTCGAGGCCTGATCTACTTGGCCAGCTGTTTGTACTCACACGAATTCCTTCCGAACGCCAGAGCACTCGATAAACTGGAGTACTGCGCTGACGGGCCTAACGGCACGGACGACCGCAACGGCGAACTCTACCCCGAGGCGCCGTGCAGTTCGCAGAACATGCAGTTGCCGCGGGGCCCGATGGCGCAAACGTCCCGTAGCGTTCACCCCGACGGGGTCGTTGTTTCGTTTTGCGACGGCCGCGTCGAGTTCGTCAGCGACGATGTGGAAGAAGCCGTCTGGCGCGCCGTGTCGACCCGCTCCAACGGCGAAACCGAATCGCTCTAA
- a CDS encoding AraC family transcriptional regulator, producing MATSTPQTLSSRRVALIMGQDLAYNREVMRGVQAYAHSKTGWVIRDGPLARYVLKPLREWKPDGIIAHLYDRKIADELVALGVPMVNTTSTLADLDVPLVEADHLAVGRMAAEYFLSRGFRNFGFFGSAHAGFSRDREEGFRDALAKKGFSLTSCYAEYLPRPLAGVSWVNVDDRVRAWLNELPKPVAILSSNDVPSRELADICQQLELAVPDQVALLGVDNDELECNLATPPLSSIVIPSQRIGYEAAEAIDRLMSGEALRQTRNYLPPVRVATRFSTDTLAIEDADLRVALAYIRSHAHLPIDVEAVHEHAAVSRRMLERKFREQLGRTVLDEIRRARIELAKQLLIETDLAMPAIAKRAGFSGARRLAVVFREEETITPTEFRESVRRRNGLSHSET from the coding sequence TTGGCGACTTCGACGCCGCAGACTTTGAGCAGCCGCCGAGTCGCCCTCATCATGGGGCAGGACCTGGCCTACAACCGCGAAGTCATGCGCGGCGTGCAAGCCTACGCGCACTCGAAGACCGGCTGGGTGATCCGCGACGGTCCGCTCGCGCGCTACGTGCTCAAACCGCTCCGCGAATGGAAGCCTGACGGCATTATTGCCCATCTTTACGACCGCAAGATTGCCGATGAGTTGGTGGCGTTGGGCGTGCCGATGGTGAACACCACCAGCACGCTCGCCGACCTCGACGTGCCTCTGGTCGAGGCCGATCACTTGGCGGTGGGACGGATGGCGGCGGAGTACTTTCTCAGCCGGGGGTTCCGGAACTTCGGCTTCTTCGGCAGCGCGCACGCGGGGTTCTCGCGGGACCGCGAAGAGGGCTTCCGCGACGCTCTGGCGAAGAAAGGCTTTAGCCTCACGTCGTGCTACGCCGAGTACCTGCCGCGACCCCTGGCCGGAGTGAGCTGGGTGAACGTCGATGACCGCGTCCGTGCCTGGCTCAACGAGTTGCCCAAGCCGGTCGCCATCCTGTCGAGCAACGATGTGCCGTCGCGCGAATTGGCCGACATCTGCCAGCAGCTCGAGCTTGCGGTCCCCGACCAGGTCGCTCTGCTGGGCGTCGATAACGACGAACTCGAATGCAACCTGGCGACGCCGCCGCTGTCGAGCATCGTGATCCCCTCGCAGCGCATCGGATACGAGGCCGCCGAGGCGATCGACCGGCTGATGTCGGGGGAGGCCCTGCGTCAAACGAGAAATTACCTCCCGCCCGTCCGGGTGGCGACGCGGTTCTCGACGGACACCCTCGCAATCGAGGACGCCGATTTGCGGGTCGCGTTGGCCTACATCCGCAGTCATGCGCACCTGCCCATCGATGTCGAGGCGGTGCACGAGCACGCCGCCGTGTCGCGGAGAATGCTGGAGAGGAAGTTCCGGGAACAATTGGGCCGGACCGTGCTGGACGAGATCCGGCGGGCGAGGATCGAGCTCGCCAAACAGCTGTTGATCGAGACCGATCTGGCGATGCCGGCGATCGCCAAGCGGGCCGGATTCTCCGGCGCGAGGCGTTTGGCGGTGGTCTTCCGTGAGGAGGAAACGATTACTCCCACCGAGTTTCGCGAATCGGTGCGGCGACGCAACGGCTTGTCGCATTCCGAAACCTGA
- a CDS encoding DUF2961 domain-containing protein — MKTTSFVAIVFSIALQVSGVSAQSPAILGGQTGPLSGLDRLQEGRSMRSSSSDIWDWRNGNSDARPIAPGQTLVIADLEGPGRIEHIWNTIASKDPKVSRAVVVRMYWDGEEHPSVEAPLGDFFVIGHGDDRSMQSLPVTVSAEGRARNCYWPMPFRKGAKITVTNEGGKPVDAFYYYVDWRKLPSLPNDTPYFHAQYRQSYPTTSENYQIADIEGRGHYVGTVINVRQRTGGWFGEGDDFFYIDGERDPSIRGTGTEDYFCDAWGFREFNSPFYGVPVFDHYQQFGRITAYRWHIADPVVFDKSLRMEIEHKGAVFNDKGEVATGYGPRTEDYASVAYWYQLEPHKPFPKFPSGSERLYPEVKTVIEAEAVKGNATSGEYETQAGDHWSHGAQLFWRPMSEGESIELPFKVAKKGKYDLKLMTTHAKDYGVYDVLVDGNVILPKLDLYAAEQSLLPHVAKAVELTAGDHTLTFKNAGKADDSTGYFLGVDVMELNAIE; from the coding sequence ATGAAAACCACTTCGTTCGTCGCTATTGTCTTCTCCATCGCTCTTCAAGTCAGCGGGGTGTCGGCGCAATCGCCCGCGATCCTCGGCGGTCAGACGGGCCCACTCAGCGGGCTCGACCGATTGCAGGAAGGCCGCTCGATGCGGTCCTCTTCAAGCGACATCTGGGACTGGCGCAACGGCAACAGCGACGCCCGTCCGATCGCGCCGGGCCAAACCCTCGTGATCGCCGACCTCGAAGGCCCGGGCCGCATCGAGCACATCTGGAACACGATCGCCTCGAAGGACCCGAAGGTCTCGCGCGCGGTTGTCGTCCGCATGTACTGGGACGGCGAAGAGCACCCGTCGGTCGAGGCTCCGCTCGGCGACTTCTTCGTCATCGGCCACGGCGATGATCGTTCGATGCAGTCGCTCCCCGTGACCGTTAGCGCCGAGGGCCGGGCCCGCAACTGCTACTGGCCGATGCCCTTCCGCAAAGGCGCCAAGATCACCGTCACCAACGAAGGGGGCAAGCCAGTCGACGCGTTCTACTACTACGTCGACTGGCGTAAGCTGCCGTCTCTCCCCAACGACACGCCGTACTTCCACGCCCAGTACCGTCAGAGCTACCCGACGACGAGCGAAAACTACCAGATCGCCGACATCGAGGGCCGCGGCCACTACGTCGGCACGGTGATCAACGTCCGCCAGCGTACCGGAGGCTGGTTCGGTGAAGGGGACGACTTCTTCTACATTGATGGTGAGAGGGATCCCTCCATCCGCGGCACGGGCACCGAGGACTACTTTTGCGACGCTTGGGGCTTCCGAGAGTTCAATAGCCCGTTCTACGGCGTTCCGGTCTTCGACCACTACCAGCAGTTCGGCCGCATCACGGCCTACCGCTGGCACATTGCTGATCCAGTTGTTTTCGACAAATCGCTCCGCATGGAGATCGAGCACAAGGGCGCCGTGTTCAACGACAAGGGCGAAGTCGCCACCGGCTACGGCCCACGCACCGAGGACTACGCGTCGGTCGCCTACTGGTACCAGCTCGAACCGCACAAGCCGTTCCCGAAGTTCCCCTCGGGGTCGGAGCGTCTCTATCCTGAAGTGAAGACCGTCATCGAAGCCGAAGCGGTGAAGGGCAATGCGACGAGCGGCGAGTACGAAACCCAAGCCGGCGATCACTGGAGCCACGGCGCCCAGCTCTTTTGGCGACCGATGAGCGAAGGGGAGTCGATCGAGCTGCCGTTCAAGGTTGCGAAGAAAGGCAAGTACGACCTCAAGTTGATGACAACCCACGCCAAGGACTACGGCGTCTACGACGTGCTGGTCGATGGCAACGTGATCCTCCCGAAGCTCGATCTCTACGCCGCCGAACAGTCGCTGCTGCCGCACGTCGCCAAAGCGGTCGAACTCACTGCGGGCGACCACACGCTGACGTTCAAGAACGCTGGCAAGGCCGATGACAGCACGGGGTACTTCCTGGGTGTCGATGTGATGGAGCTCAACGCGATCGAGTAG
- a CDS encoding transposase, with amino-acid sequence MERELWEQLYAIARRLDNVWTSGFYRASEVVAVFLWAVVHDRPTSWACQPDNWPPQLSVPFPSQSTMSRRLRSRGVRELLGRLEQALGGDPRRWWLQRIDSKPLPIGSYSKDPDARVGRAANRFAKGYKLHVVWGEGPLPSVWRVEPMNTGDATAARPLLEELPGEGYVTGDRQYDSNPLHRVASPRHQIIAQQQRPGQALGHRRHEPSRVHCLEMLRRPFGQAVLAFRDPIERCFGNLTSFAGGLGPLPSWVRRQHRVHLWVQAKLLLNALRVLKRQKLVIATA; translated from the coding sequence ATGGAACGCGAACTCTGGGAGCAACTGTACGCGATTGCCAGGCGGCTGGACAACGTTTGGACGAGCGGGTTTTACCGGGCGTCGGAGGTCGTGGCGGTGTTCTTATGGGCGGTGGTCCACGACCGGCCCACCAGCTGGGCCTGCCAGCCCGACAACTGGCCGCCGCAGCTATCGGTTCCGTTCCCGTCGCAATCGACGATGAGCCGCCGGCTACGGAGCCGTGGCGTGAGGGAGCTGCTGGGCCGTCTGGAGCAGGCGTTGGGGGGCGACCCGCGGCGCTGGTGGTTGCAACGGATCGACAGCAAGCCGCTGCCGATCGGTTCCTACAGCAAGGACCCCGACGCGCGCGTGGGGCGGGCGGCCAACCGCTTCGCGAAGGGCTACAAGCTGCACGTGGTGTGGGGCGAGGGCCCGCTCCCTTCGGTGTGGCGGGTGGAGCCGATGAACACGGGCGACGCGACGGCCGCTCGTCCGCTGCTCGAAGAGCTGCCGGGCGAGGGCTATGTGACGGGGGACCGTCAGTACGACAGCAACCCGCTGCACCGCGTGGCTTCGCCGCGTCATCAGATCATCGCCCAGCAGCAGCGGCCGGGGCAGGCGTTGGGGCATCGCCGCCACGAGCCCAGCCGTGTGCACTGCCTGGAGATGCTCCGCCGTCCCTTCGGACAAGCCGTGCTCGCCTTCCGCGACCCGATCGAACGCTGCTTCGGCAACCTCACCAGCTTCGCCGGCGGCCTGGGCCCCCTGCCAAGCTGGGTCCGCCGCCAACACCGCGTCCACCTCTGGGTCCAAGCCAAGCTCCTCCTCAACGCCCTCCGCGTCCTCAAACGACAAAAGCTCGTGATAGCAACTGCATAA